The proteins below come from a single Tachypleus tridentatus isolate NWPU-2018 chromosome 13, ASM421037v1, whole genome shotgun sequence genomic window:
- the LOC143240628 gene encoding eukaryotic peptide chain release factor GTP-binding subunit ERF3A-like, which translates to MVSSGDSIKIKLKGVEEEEVQSGFVLCDADNPCTVGNVFDAQFVILVHCMPRLHSCAIPTCSCGRGFCKGLNLLN; encoded by the exons ATGGTTTCCTCTGGTGACAGTATAAAGATAAAACTCAAAGGAGTAGAAGAGGAG gaagTTCAGTCAGGCTTTGTCCTTTGTGATGCAGACAATCCATGTACAGTTGGAAACGTTTTTGATGCTCAG TTTGTGATCCTAGTCCATTGTATGCCCAGGCTACACAGCTGTGCTATACCTACATGCAGCTGTGGAAGAGGTTTCTGTAAAG GCCTTAATCTGCTTAATTGA